In the Flagellimonas sp. HMM57 genome, one interval contains:
- a CDS encoding ABC transporter permease — MNLGYLAYRNMVSKPLNLVLSLMLLSLSVSLVTFVFQLSQQLGGQLDKNIAPFDMVVGAKGSPLQLVLSSVLHVDVPTGNIKLKDVTALQKHPFVEKAIPVSYGDNYKGHRILGTETKYLESYNAKLSEGRLYQKSFEVVVGSGVRSKLNLQLGDTFISSHGLVDSGSEGHENHPYEIVGILKPTGTVIDQLLISNLESIWKAHDHDDARIEESENEHQEEYKHDKEHGHEEHENHEGHDHDEEYGHEEHKSHEDLEITSLLVKFKSPLGMVQLPRFINENTTMQAALPGFEIQRLMGLLGSGAQTINGIALAILLVSGLSIFISLLKTIRERKQELALLRTYGLHTRQLLGLALLEGIFLSIIGVVLGWLLGRLGISIVSGYLNASYGYTLQVQGPELFEFFILCLIVALAIIATLLASRSIFKLNVAKTLSDA, encoded by the coding sequence ATGAATTTGGGCTATCTAGCATATAGAAACATGGTTTCCAAACCTCTCAATTTAGTTTTGAGTTTAATGCTGTTATCGTTAAGTGTATCCTTGGTCACGTTTGTTTTTCAATTGAGTCAGCAACTAGGTGGTCAACTTGATAAAAACATTGCACCGTTCGATATGGTCGTTGGGGCAAAAGGCAGTCCATTGCAACTGGTCTTATCTTCCGTTCTTCACGTAGATGTGCCAACAGGGAATATTAAGTTAAAGGATGTGACCGCACTGCAAAAGCACCCATTTGTTGAAAAAGCAATTCCTGTTTCTTACGGAGACAACTACAAAGGGCATCGCATTCTAGGTACGGAAACCAAGTATTTAGAAAGTTATAATGCAAAACTAAGTGAAGGACGCCTTTACCAAAAATCGTTTGAAGTAGTTGTTGGCAGTGGAGTCCGTTCTAAATTAAACCTACAACTCGGCGATACTTTTATAAGCTCCCACGGCCTGGTGGATTCTGGATCTGAAGGACATGAAAATCATCCTTATGAAATTGTTGGTATTCTGAAGCCTACTGGAACGGTAATAGATCAATTACTGATTTCAAATTTAGAAAGTATTTGGAAGGCGCATGACCATGACGATGCACGTATTGAAGAATCAGAAAATGAACACCAAGAAGAATATAAACATGACAAAGAACATGGGCACGAAGAGCATGAAAATCATGAAGGGCACGACCATGACGAAGAATACGGACACGAAGAACATAAAAGTCATGAAGATTTAGAGATTACTTCTCTTTTGGTCAAGTTTAAAAGTCCTTTAGGAATGGTCCAGCTTCCAAGATTCATCAATGAGAACACTACTATGCAAGCGGCCTTACCGGGGTTTGAGATACAACGTCTTATGGGATTGTTGGGTTCTGGGGCACAGACAATAAACGGAATTGCCTTAGCCATTCTATTGGTTTCTGGATTGAGCATTTTCATCAGTCTTTTAAAGACCATTCGGGAAAGAAAACAAGAGCTTGCGCTTTTAAGGACCTATGGCTTGCACACAAGACAACTTCTTGGATTGGCACTTTTGGAAGGGATCTTTTTGTCCATTATCGGGGTTGTGCTTGGATGGCTTTTGGGCCGATTGGGCATATCGATCGTTTCTGGGTATTTAAACGCTTCATACGGATATACTTTGCAAGTACAAGGGCCAGAACTATTTGAATTTTTTATATTGTGCCTTATAGTGGCATTGGCTATTATAGCCACTTTATTGGCGTCTCGCTCCATTTTTAAACTAAACGTTGCTAAAACTTTATCAGATGCTTAA
- a CDS encoding SH3 domain-containing C40 family peptidase has protein sequence MRTFLNVLVLSCLILSCRNENKENLKVEIKTVIPDSLEYPSEEIQIPDSLKNKFIENFFVPWNSPSKELLGNLNDFPGKEPSYLEKYLNNDTWYGENKKPHKKRQREKIVNNADLQSFPNFLQKGIVFAHTDLRRIPTKKPGFDRYSKAGEGFPFDYFQETGLWANTPVLIVHLSKDKQWCYVISPIYKGWVAMHDVAIVDEAFISQWSTDTYCLPLSDNTSLQNPISNYAINAKMGMVLPYDEISNNPDKISVYFANTDENQNARILKAEIDRSAVALDNFKFNGKHLKQLVSNLAGRPYGWGGNLENRDCSSMIRDLLGTYKVWLPRDSKDQINSGTKYDLPETANEKIKFIKEKGVPFLTILRKKGHNMLYVGDAPNGEPLIFHAIWGLKTFYSNEQLADFLAIYPIEGIHKDEDGTLKGRHIIGEAVITSVNAGAGNDQIITPLIDEIYAMTTIPGN, from the coding sequence ATGCGAACCTTTTTAAATGTCCTAGTTTTAAGTTGTTTGATTCTTAGTTGTAGAAACGAAAACAAAGAAAACCTAAAAGTTGAAATCAAAACAGTTATACCTGATTCTCTGGAGTATCCAAGTGAAGAAATCCAAATTCCTGATTCTCTAAAGAACAAATTCATTGAAAATTTCTTTGTCCCATGGAATAGTCCCTCTAAAGAACTATTGGGCAATTTGAATGACTTTCCTGGCAAAGAACCTTCCTATTTGGAAAAATACCTAAATAACGACACTTGGTATGGCGAGAACAAAAAGCCCCATAAGAAAAGGCAAAGAGAAAAGATCGTGAACAATGCCGACTTACAAAGTTTCCCTAATTTTCTTCAAAAAGGAATTGTATTTGCACACACCGATTTACGTAGAATCCCAACAAAAAAGCCAGGCTTTGACAGATACTCAAAAGCAGGTGAGGGATTTCCGTTCGATTATTTTCAAGAGACAGGTTTATGGGCGAATACACCTGTTTTGATTGTCCATTTGTCGAAAGATAAACAGTGGTGCTATGTCATTAGTCCCATTTATAAGGGTTGGGTTGCCATGCATGATGTTGCTATTGTTGATGAGGCTTTTATCTCCCAATGGTCTACCGACACCTATTGTCTACCGCTATCCGACAACACAAGTTTACAAAACCCTATTTCCAATTATGCTATTAATGCCAAAATGGGTATGGTATTACCTTATGATGAAATCTCCAATAATCCTGATAAGATTTCGGTGTACTTTGCCAATACCGATGAAAACCAAAATGCACGGATTTTAAAGGCAGAAATAGATAGAAGTGCTGTTGCATTGGACAATTTTAAGTTCAATGGGAAACATCTTAAGCAATTAGTTTCCAATTTGGCGGGAAGACCTTATGGATGGGGAGGCAATTTGGAAAATAGGGATTGTTCCTCCATGATCCGAGATTTACTGGGGACTTACAAGGTATGGCTTCCCAGGGATTCTAAAGACCAAATCAATTCAGGGACCAAATATGACTTACCGGAAACGGCTAATGAAAAAATCAAATTTATTAAAGAAAAAGGAGTTCCTTTTTTGACCATTTTAAGAAAGAAAGGCCATAACATGTTATACGTGGGCGATGCTCCTAACGGGGAACCCCTAATCTTTCATGCCATTTGGGGGTTAAAAACCTTTTATTCCAATGAGCAACTGGCAGATTTTTTAGCTATTTATCCTATTGAGGGAATCCACAAAGATGAGGATGGAACATTAAAAGGGAGGCATATCATAGGGGAAGCCGTTATCACTTCGGTAAATGCTGGAGCTGGGAACGACCAGATCATAACTCCCTTAATTGATGAAATCTATGCGATGACAACTATTCCTGGCAATTGA
- the ggt gene encoding gamma-glutamyltransferase: protein MMKTAFLCLSFLFLTFQITNAQDRITGEPFATRSEVLGQNGMVATSHPLATQIGLDILKDGGNAIDAAIAANAALGLMEPTGCGVGGDLFAIVWDGKTKKLYGLNASGRSPQKLTLEYFEKEGMEKIPSHGPLPVSVPGAVDGWFELHQKFGSKSMTEILAPAIDYAENGFPLTELIAWYIQRTVPFFESKGFPNIEDTYKSQNGGKLPNEGEIYKNPYLANTYRKIAEGGRDAFYKGDIAKTVGQFIKEQGGFLSAKDFAVHKSEWVEPVSINYRGYDVWELPPNGQGIAALQMLQILEGYDFSDIEFGSIEHLHLFTEAKKLAFEDRAKYYADMDFFDVPVKELLSEDYAKSRREQIGERAGTYAAGEISAGETIYMTVADKEGTMISLIQSNYRGMGSGMAPPKLGFMLQDRGELFSLKRGQANTFEPGKRPFHTIIPAFMTKDGKPYVSFGVMGGDFQPMGHTQIVMNLVDFGMNLQEAGDAPRWDHTGGASPMGKTTENTGLIRTESGIPYTTIRGLMDKGHKMGTARGIYGGYQAILWNDENKVYHGASESRKDGQAAGY, encoded by the coding sequence ATGATGAAAACCGCTTTCCTTTGTCTTTCCTTTCTTTTTTTAACTTTCCAAATTACAAATGCCCAGGATCGAATAACAGGCGAGCCCTTCGCGACCCGTTCTGAAGTGTTGGGACAAAATGGAATGGTGGCCACAAGCCATCCCCTTGCCACCCAAATTGGATTGGATATCTTAAAAGATGGAGGTAATGCCATAGATGCTGCGATTGCGGCAAACGCTGCACTTGGACTTATGGAACCTACAGGCTGTGGTGTAGGGGGAGACCTTTTTGCCATTGTTTGGGATGGAAAAACTAAGAAATTGTATGGTCTCAACGCCAGTGGACGTTCACCGCAAAAACTTACCTTGGAATACTTTGAAAAAGAAGGGATGGAGAAAATTCCATCTCATGGCCCCCTTCCGGTCAGTGTGCCCGGTGCCGTAGATGGTTGGTTTGAACTGCATCAAAAATTTGGGTCAAAATCCATGACAGAAATTTTGGCCCCGGCTATTGATTATGCAGAAAACGGATTCCCTTTGACCGAACTTATTGCTTGGTACATACAGCGCACTGTTCCCTTTTTTGAATCAAAAGGATTTCCTAATATTGAAGACACGTACAAATCACAAAACGGAGGAAAACTACCTAACGAAGGGGAAATTTATAAAAATCCTTATTTGGCGAATACCTATCGGAAAATTGCAGAAGGCGGTCGAGATGCTTTTTATAAAGGAGATATTGCAAAAACCGTTGGTCAGTTCATAAAAGAGCAAGGAGGTTTTCTATCGGCCAAGGACTTTGCTGTCCACAAATCGGAATGGGTAGAGCCTGTTTCCATCAATTATAGAGGTTATGATGTTTGGGAACTTCCGCCTAACGGTCAAGGTATAGCGGCACTCCAAATGCTGCAAATTTTGGAAGGCTATGATTTTTCCGATATCGAATTTGGTAGTATTGAACATTTGCACCTTTTTACCGAAGCCAAAAAATTAGCCTTTGAGGACCGTGCCAAATATTATGCAGATATGGACTTTTTTGATGTTCCGGTCAAAGAATTACTGTCAGAAGACTATGCAAAGTCAAGAAGGGAGCAGATAGGCGAACGTGCTGGAACATATGCCGCGGGGGAAATCTCAGCAGGAGAAACTATTTATATGACGGTGGCGGACAAGGAAGGTACTATGATATCATTGATTCAGAGCAATTATCGGGGAATGGGCTCTGGCATGGCGCCACCAAAACTTGGTTTTATGCTACAAGATCGCGGAGAATTGTTCAGTCTTAAGCGAGGTCAAGCCAATACTTTTGAGCCGGGCAAACGCCCTTTTCATACCATCATACCCGCTTTTATGACCAAGGATGGTAAACCCTATGTAAGTTTTGGGGTAATGGGTGGCGATTTTCAACCCATGGGTCATACGCAAATCGTGATGAACCTCGTTGATTTTGGCATGAACCTCCAAGAAGCTGGAGATGCACCACGTTGGGATCATACCGGAGGAGCAAGTCCCATGGGCAAGACCACTGAAAATACGGGACTCATTAGAACCGAATCAGGCATTCCTTACACTACCATACGTGGATTGATGGATAAAGGCCATAAAATGGGAACAGCGAGAGGCATTTATGGAGGGTATCAGGCCATTTTGTGGAATGATGAAAACAAAGTCTATCATGGAGCTTCAGAAAGTCGTAAAGACGGTCAAGCTGCTGGATACTGA
- a CDS encoding ABC transporter ATP-binding protein has product MVTTSGLTYAYKNGQEMIFPDIELTPGEHLLVIGPSGVGKTTLLYLMAGLLPPIKGSVAIDGTELNSLSRKEIDRFRGEYIGLIFQHYHFIKSLNVFDNLLLRQRFPKNSVDKQRKLQLAERLGLSEHLDKKVTTLSQGQQQRLSIALGLIHKPKIVLADEPTSNLDDVNCIKVINLLKEEAEICKSSLLIITHDLRVMSHFQNRIEL; this is encoded by the coding sequence ATGGTTACAACATCAGGTCTTACATATGCGTATAAAAATGGGCAAGAAATGATTTTTCCTGATATTGAACTGACTCCTGGAGAACATTTACTGGTCATAGGACCATCTGGTGTAGGCAAAACAACACTTTTATATCTTATGGCCGGATTGCTTCCCCCTATAAAGGGATCAGTTGCCATTGATGGAACTGAATTAAATTCATTATCCCGCAAAGAGATTGATAGATTCCGAGGGGAATACATCGGGCTCATCTTCCAGCACTATCATTTTATAAAATCCCTCAATGTTTTTGATAACCTTCTTCTTCGTCAACGCTTCCCCAAAAATTCCGTTGATAAGCAAAGAAAACTTCAGCTTGCCGAAAGGTTAGGCCTATCGGAGCATCTTGATAAAAAAGTTACCACATTGAGCCAAGGACAGCAACAACGATTGTCCATTGCCCTTGGCTTGATTCATAAACCTAAAATTGTATTGGCCGATGAACCTACTTCTAATTTAGACGATGTTAACTGCATCAAGGTCATTAATTTACTTAAAGAGGAGGCGGAGATATGCAAAAGTAGTTTATTGATCATCACCCATGATCTGCGTGTAATGTCTCATTTTCAAAATCGAATTGAACTATGA
- a CDS encoding DUF6058 family natural product biosynthesis protein, with product MNSDIRYITENYIDSEELCEITKISESKLSELIAKGLMPNFSYQIQSRYTITSPLGDKEAIITTKRYFPKNIISIIEENLNLENGNSFKEKVKKEFIETFINHTDNPFAYENIILNNGKIDFEKLEKAFEIEWEHYLNGIYGICTLNATGAEIAKKEIAVKKIISFIEENSEIELSDEKKKKLIELNSQYNEVSNLFSPYQRENSSRGKYLDKMLNKNSLTELIKNYS from the coding sequence ATGAATAGTGACATTAGATATATAACGGAAAATTACATTGACTCTGAAGAATTATGTGAAATCACTAAAATATCGGAAAGCAAATTATCCGAACTTATAGCGAAAGGCTTAATGCCAAATTTCTCATATCAAATTCAATCAAGGTACACTATTACTTCACCTCTTGGTGATAAAGAAGCGATTATAACAACCAAAAGGTATTTCCCTAAAAACATCATCAGTATAATTGAAGAAAATCTGAATTTAGAAAATGGCAACAGTTTTAAAGAAAAAGTAAAAAAAGAATTTATAGAAACTTTTATTAATCATACTGACAACCCTTTTGCATATGAAAACATCATCTTAAATAACGGAAAAATTGATTTTGAAAAACTGGAAAAAGCATTTGAAATAGAATGGGAACACTATTTAAATGGGATTTACGGAATCTGCACATTAAATGCCACTGGTGCTGAAATAGCTAAAAAGGAAATCGCCGTTAAAAAAATAATTTCTTTCATAGAAGAGAATAGTGAAATAGAGTTATCCGATGAAAAAAAGAAAAAATTGATTGAATTGAATTCTCAGTATAATGAAGTTTCAAACTTATTCTCTCCTTATCAAAGAGAAAATAGCAGCAGAGGAAAATATCTAGATAAAATGCTGAATAAAAACTCGTTGACCGAATTAATAAAAAACTACAGCTAA
- a CDS encoding sensor histidine kinase has translation MQNYLTKITLLLFLSCNIFFKGIAQNVLDTTNTSIPFKIYKTNNDTISIHSILKSDRLFQFPNTFNKTHPEDTYWIQLDFKNLSHLLKTDSLWYLKFNNFGYGTLFSLEKDNISNKIIGQFEAKKEVSLVKFHSETSFLSNSLFQDRFLYLKVKKVISRELPTSWSFSFISQSQHILNKNYYTQQDSNSVLPMYIFAGICTIMVLLTLAFYAYLKRLEFLFYSLYVFWLLVLLSGYELKIYDFLFGNDLLLKYWFYEVVQMFINSSYIFFVMFYLKTKEDYPIIQRLLKFMLILQLLVFIVDTSFTYHKFFIGHIYLVNIERFTLIASSTIGLIYLALKGKNVLAYFIVFGLFFFLIGTIVHFYLTNGSALLEYKSRYFLMVGCILDIIIFAYGLTYKVFLEQNEKLHYQREALTQKNKALRAQINPHFIFNSLSSIQHLITSNNKVSALKYLSKFSRLTRNVLESSIEPDILLSEEIKMLNDYLELESLRFANSFSYTITVSENVDSEAIEIPILVIQPFVENAILHGLLNKTAGDKILNINFYRDDNLLVCEIDDNGVGRENSTKKKSIHKKKSRGLQVTKERLEMFNKLNDETNNITIIDKKNDEGNSLGTKVIIKIIIN, from the coding sequence ATGCAAAATTATTTAACTAAAATAACACTCCTTCTTTTTCTCTCTTGCAATATATTCTTTAAAGGTATTGCACAAAATGTATTAGATACCACAAACACATCTATACCTTTTAAAATTTATAAAACCAATAATGATACTATTTCTATCCACTCCATATTAAAATCGGATAGATTATTTCAATTTCCCAATACTTTTAATAAAACACATCCTGAAGATACATACTGGATTCAATTAGATTTCAAAAATCTTTCACATCTATTAAAAACCGATAGTCTATGGTATTTAAAGTTTAACAATTTTGGATACGGAACACTTTTTAGTTTAGAGAAGGATAATATCTCAAATAAGATTATTGGTCAGTTTGAAGCTAAAAAAGAAGTCAGTTTGGTGAAGTTTCATTCTGAAACGTCTTTTTTATCAAACTCACTTTTCCAAGACCGCTTTCTCTATTTGAAAGTAAAAAAAGTAATTTCTAGAGAACTTCCAACTAGTTGGAGTTTTAGCTTCATAAGCCAATCACAACATATACTAAACAAAAACTACTACACACAACAAGATTCCAATTCTGTTTTACCCATGTACATATTTGCGGGAATATGTACAATTATGGTTTTGCTGACACTCGCCTTTTATGCATATTTAAAACGTCTTGAGTTTTTATTTTATTCGCTTTATGTCTTTTGGTTATTAGTCCTTTTAAGTGGTTATGAACTAAAAATATACGACTTCTTATTTGGGAACGATCTACTCTTAAAATATTGGTTTTACGAGGTTGTGCAAATGTTTATCAACTCATCATATATCTTCTTTGTTATGTTTTATTTAAAAACAAAAGAAGATTATCCAATAATACAACGCCTTTTAAAATTCATGCTGATTTTGCAACTTTTGGTTTTTATTGTAGACACCTCTTTTACATATCATAAATTCTTTATTGGCCATATTTATCTTGTAAACATAGAACGTTTTACACTGATCGCTTCTTCAACTATCGGCCTAATCTATTTGGCCTTAAAAGGCAAAAATGTTTTAGCTTACTTTATTGTTTTTGGACTATTCTTTTTCTTGATCGGTACCATAGTTCATTTTTACCTTACCAACGGTTCTGCGCTTTTAGAATATAAAAGCCGTTACTTCTTAATGGTTGGTTGTATATTGGATATTATCATTTTTGCTTATGGGTTAACGTATAAGGTTTTCTTAGAACAAAATGAAAAATTGCATTATCAAAGAGAAGCTTTAACACAGAAAAACAAAGCTTTAAGAGCTCAAATAAATCCACACTTTATATTCAATTCACTAAGCTCAATACAACATTTAATTACCAGCAACAATAAAGTTTCAGCATTAAAGTACTTGTCTAAATTTAGTAGGTTAACACGAAATGTTCTTGAAAGCTCTATTGAACCGGATATTTTGCTATCTGAAGAAATAAAGATGCTCAACGATTATTTAGAGTTAGAGTCTTTACGGTTTGCAAACTCGTTTTCATATACCATAACTGTTTCTGAAAATGTGGATTCTGAAGCTATCGAAATCCCAATTTTAGTGATTCAACCTTTTGTAGAGAATGCTATTCTACATGGACTTTTAAACAAAACTGCAGGTGACAAAATATTGAATATAAATTTTTATCGAGATGATAATCTTTTAGTTTGTGAAATTGATGATAACGGTGTAGGACGAGAGAATTCGACAAAAAAGAAGTCCATTCATAAAAAGAAATCTCGCGGATTACAGGTTACTAAAGAACGATTGGAAATGTTTAATAAACTAAATGATGAAACCAATAATATTACAATCATAGATAAGAAAAATGATGAAGGTAATTCTCTAGGCACAAAAGTGATCATTAAAATTATTATTAATTAA
- a CDS encoding PhoX family phosphatase, which translates to MEYNRRKFITFLGKASIGTAILPPFLVSCGNTASPKEKNLEATSLELERLKKLTIEGLLPSNKDDLLLAQGLDYHVIVRWGDEISQNDRFGFNNDFTCFIPLNDDDPTDGLLWVNHEYVNPLFVSGFDRKKYENPSDQRTKEQVDKEMYNVGGSIVRIKQKDGKWEVVKNDPYNRRVTAKTPIDLNWDHPVKGTSTVIGTHSNCSGGITPWKTFLTCEENYDSFYGETVYDQDGRPAHRASSYGWEKFYPYPPEHYGWVVEVDPKDGTAQKHVAIGRYAHECCTLYELADKRIVAYSGDDKNSEHLYKFVSSKPGSLKEGTLYVADTLNGKWLSLDWESQPKLKERFKNQTEVLIRTREAAKILGATELNRPEDIEIDPITGSVFVALTNNYEKNDFHGSILKIEETDGEYDSLTFKASTFMAGGEENGFSCPDNLAFDMAGNLWFTSDMSGSKMNKEDGPYMVFKNNSLFVVPRHGKDQGKIIRLVSAPNDAELTGPWFSPDGKTLFLSVQHPGEQTTDLNNPTSKWPFDKDGIPKPSVVAITGDLVEKMNKLHLLEKERL; encoded by the coding sequence ATGGAATATAATAGAAGAAAATTTATCACTTTTTTGGGTAAGGCAAGTATTGGTACCGCCATACTACCTCCTTTTTTGGTTAGTTGTGGGAATACAGCCTCTCCAAAGGAAAAAAACCTAGAAGCAACCAGTCTGGAATTGGAAAGATTAAAGAAATTGACCATTGAGGGGCTTTTGCCGTCAAATAAGGACGATTTATTATTGGCCCAAGGATTGGATTATCATGTAATTGTACGTTGGGGCGATGAAATTAGCCAAAATGACCGCTTTGGCTTCAACAACGATTTTACCTGTTTCATTCCGCTCAATGATGATGACCCTACAGATGGTCTTTTGTGGGTTAATCACGAATATGTCAATCCGTTGTTCGTTTCCGGTTTCGATAGGAAAAAATACGAAAACCCAAGCGATCAGCGTACCAAGGAACAGGTTGACAAAGAAATGTATAATGTTGGTGGAAGTATCGTTCGTATAAAACAAAAGGACGGGAAATGGGAAGTTGTCAAAAACGACCCCTACAATCGTCGTGTAACGGCAAAGACACCTATTGATCTAAACTGGGACCATCCTGTTAAGGGAACTTCCACCGTAATCGGAACCCACAGCAACTGTTCAGGAGGTATTACCCCATGGAAAACATTTTTGACCTGTGAAGAAAACTATGATAGTTTCTATGGGGAAACCGTATATGATCAAGATGGCCGACCTGCCCACCGAGCTAGCTCATATGGCTGGGAAAAATTTTATCCTTATCCACCGGAGCATTACGGTTGGGTCGTTGAAGTAGACCCAAAAGATGGCACTGCCCAAAAACATGTGGCCATTGGTCGGTATGCCCATGAATGTTGTACGCTTTATGAACTTGCGGACAAACGTATAGTCGCCTATTCTGGTGACGATAAGAACAGTGAACATTTGTACAAATTTGTGTCCTCCAAACCAGGCTCATTAAAAGAAGGAACGCTCTATGTTGCCGATACCTTGAATGGGAAATGGTTATCACTTGATTGGGAAAGTCAGCCTAAGTTAAAAGAACGGTTTAAAAATCAGACCGAAGTTTTGATCCGCACTCGGGAAGCCGCCAAAATTCTGGGAGCTACTGAACTGAACCGACCCGAGGATATTGAAATCGACCCCATAACAGGAAGTGTCTTTGTAGCGCTTACCAATAATTACGAGAAAAATGATTTCCACGGATCAATTCTAAAAATAGAGGAAACTGATGGTGAGTACGATTCTTTGACATTTAAGGCTTCAACTTTTATGGCAGGTGGAGAGGAAAACGGATTTTCGTGCCCCGATAACTTGGCCTTCGATATGGCCGGTAATTTGTGGTTCACTTCTGATATGTCAGGTAGCAAAATGAACAAGGAAGACGGGCCCTACATGGTATTCAAGAACAATAGTCTTTTTGTGGTTCCACGCCATGGAAAAGATCAGGGCAAGATCATTCGCTTGGTCTCGGCCCCAAATGATGCAGAACTTACCGGCCCCTGGTTTTCACCCGATGGGAAAACGTTGTTTCTGAGCGTGCAACACCCTGGCGAGCAAACAACCGATTTGAACAATCCCACAAGCAAATGGCCCTTTGATAAAGATGGCATACCTAAACCTTCGGTAGTGGCCATTACAGGTGATCTTGTAGAGAAGATGAATAAACTGCATCTATTGGAAAAAGAACGATTGTAG
- a CDS encoding Fur family transcriptional regulator produces the protein MKNENYEQLLERKGLKKTKVRIALVQHFMNMEHAQSYNDLQAALVNELDKSTLYRNLTSFEQAGIIHRINDHTGVSKYAFGEPPIHGNEHAHFVCECCETVYCMEELVPSQLNIPKGFKTNNVQTIIRGICADC, from the coding sequence ATGAAAAATGAAAACTATGAACAACTGTTGGAGCGGAAAGGGTTAAAAAAAACCAAAGTCCGTATCGCATTGGTACAGCATTTCATGAATATGGAACATGCACAGTCGTACAATGACCTACAAGCAGCATTGGTCAACGAATTGGACAAATCCACCCTATACCGAAATTTGACAAGTTTTGAGCAGGCAGGTATCATCCATCGTATAAACGACCACACAGGAGTATCCAAATATGCATTTGGGGAGCCACCAATACATGGTAATGAACACGCTCATTTCGTATGCGAATGCTGCGAAACGGTATATTGTATGGAAGAGTTGGTTCCATCTCAGCTTAATATCCCAAAGGGATTCAAAACAAACAACGTACAGACAATAATTCGCGGAATCTGCGCGGATTGTTGA
- a CDS encoding MerC domain-containing protein: MTLSQLTVKSDWIGMFVSGLCLVHCLATPFIFLAYVNVGTHGEAHPFWWGLLDIVFLVFSFFAVYWSARNTSKAWVKYAFGFLWVVLSLVILNEKLELFHLPEAVIYPPTLGLIILHFYNRRYCNCNDETCCADV, encoded by the coding sequence ATGACTTTATCACAGTTAACTGTTAAATCTGATTGGATAGGAATGTTTGTTAGTGGACTCTGCTTGGTTCACTGTTTGGCAACACCCTTTATTTTTTTGGCGTATGTGAATGTTGGAACGCATGGGGAAGCCCATCCATTTTGGTGGGGCCTTTTGGACATTGTCTTTTTGGTCTTCTCATTTTTTGCAGTGTATTGGTCTGCCCGCAATACCTCCAAAGCTTGGGTCAAATACGCATTTGGATTTCTTTGGGTAGTTTTATCTTTAGTTATATTGAATGAAAAACTGGAGCTATTTCATTTACCAGAAGCGGTCATCTATCCACCAACTTTAGGCTTGATTATACTTCATTTTTACAATCGGCGCTATTGCAATTGTAATGACGAAACTTGTTGCGCTGATGTTTAA